The following are from one region of the Chanos chanos chromosome 10, fChaCha1.1, whole genome shotgun sequence genome:
- the esd gene encoding S-formylglutathione hydrolase, with protein MALTQVSSNKCCGGYQKVFEHESSELKCKMKFGIYLPPKAESAKCPVMYWLSGLTCTEQNFITKAGSQQAASDHGIIIVAPDTSPRGCNIEGEDESWDFGTGAGFYVNSTQDPWKTNYRMYSYVTEELPRLINSNFPADPEKMSVSGHSMGGHGALICALKNPGKYKAVSAFAPICNPMQCAWGQKAFSGYLGPDKSTWEAYDATVLAGSYSGPELDILIDQGRDDQFLSASQLLPDNFIAACSEKKIPVVFRLQQGYDHSYFFIFSFINDHIKHHAKYLNA; from the exons ATGGCATTGACTCAAGTTTCCTCCAACAAATGCTGCGGCGGCTACCAGAAGGTATTCGAACATGAGAG CTCTGaactaaaatgtaaaatgaagttTGGCATTTACCTCCCACCAAAAGCGGAGAGCGCCAAGTGTCCCGTCATGTACTGGCTGTCCG GGCTGACATGTACAGAGCAAAATTTCATCACCAAAGCCGGTAGTCAGCAGGCCGCCTCTGACCACGGAATCATCATCGTTGCCCCGGATACCAGCCCAC GTGGCTGTAACATTGAAGGGGAAGATGAAAGCTGGGACTTCGGAACGGGTGCTGGTTTCTACGTGAACTCAACGCAGGACCCCTGGAAGACCAATTACCGCATGTACTCCTACGTCACAGAGgag ctccCTCGCCTGATAAACTCAAACTTTCCAGCTGATCCTGAGAAGATGTCTGTCTCTGGTCACTCCATGGGCGGCCACGGAGCTCTCATCTGTGCCCTGAAGAACCCTGGAAAATATAAG GCAGTGTCAGCTTTTGCTCCAATCTGCAACCCAATGCAGTGTGCTTGGGGACAGAAGGCTTTCTCTGGGTACCTGGGACCAGACAAATCCACCTGGGAG GCGTACGATGCAACGGTATTGGCTGGCTCTTACTCCGGCCCAGAGCTGGACATTCTAATCGATCAAGGTCGTGACGACCAGTTCCTGTCGGCCAGTCAGCTTCTCCCTGATAACTTTATTGCTGCCTGCTCAGAGAAGAAGATCCCTGTGGTGTTCCGCCTGCAGCAG GGTTATGACCATAGCTacttcttcatcttctccttcatcaacGACCACATCAAGCACCATGCCAAGTACCTGAACGCTTAA